From Endozoicomonas sp. 8E, the proteins below share one genomic window:
- a CDS encoding AAA family ATPase: MDGQIGGEINKPVPAGSLPDSSLPAKRSGQDLDLPSNVKAVCSGLNYQLNLSSSRIMTPDRARTVSSTDSPRQKKPHAFDFRFVASDDEVRQLLADQTRDKNRDVTLISHPDDLAQANLVSRLSISEEGRHSLRSGKLFEGSKPLTLVVDIRKLSSEDLPKFNDLLDPDNPCLYDKVSQKKRPLGEHVSLLVLAAPAQLAAVGQCEDAPGADFWRRINRPGNSWQFEAHTNNDPSMDIDGAPPVLPEFPGAENAMDDDTILVIDCHLHNNWRQLLLGAPGVDQQGRIQHIPGRLEQLKSGQRVILKGADWQDLTFEQTIRQMLAQQCFESNGEVCPLPDEVQFYQMPVGKDELHTLFQSQSKEHAAENPIIINQRNITEWLSPIAITPEGYAIPNTCLLEQIRAGGVVTVTSPLTEALWFRLLGSLQTLRETTGLKPRLQVAHSRRQPKALGLAENDGRFLSNPHKKVTGHATFNTFTYQQPAQASHWINHQPQAPLVIQVNEQTGFSQLFDNIHITSEQKAHFGRRQSQLQETLIAGKPVVFRGLETNPGLQQLLEPLAVGQPLLVNGQLQAFPQAHVTMLWPESVKTPSSVFTSMVAAGKPCPVINLWDINAHRHEIPRTELPERALNELYEAFKTVPDDLCNPLPEITEALLNNLILAARRAQKLDKSPQILPCHWRKAIDSVITHGTRQHQPVRDFMKVACWHLLPDKTPDAHRKPDQAASVDLDHLNGILNSVPRLDRTVVEHNLWALARAFDPAVFNGELQLSYGSPFPVWGKKDVLNRLCAIIVAHAPEEQRAAIAYQLKVDPAAAEPWQSLAIRPARQIKRLQDALASGWQLPLSSGQTRSDAIRGLATDCFHMTRTANSEAERIEGIEHRLSESLKWAGSADEPLSGLARDLYHGEMNQKDRESRRLSRLHDRLSDSPVIFLQGETGTGKSYFSAKIAKASGQASVISIGPSDSEQTLMKRWQWQQHADGDRSMAQQDRALMEWAKTEPDKDSGHVGGNYVTLVLDEANLAQAGLLASLNGLWEPKPCIYVNGHPVKVSEKHRVILTGNPDHYSGRQMDPALKEKLPGAYYPRLDRAFLRDRVVEPALANQLRGPLSGQPINDIVQSATESVMTLWQYYPELLPDHEFTPRDLTDICSWVGWYLDRALPKGDSVSPQQINSLVQQSFRDVLSPEITETYQDAQLALEIWFAARYHPDNTLSNKVYNHTLQDMQQTFSTVSKKIRPDFDTSGSAVRQLVQWLGQDLSRSQQAYHHDRKHGGRQATLIEGPAGRGKDATLNLVIESVRKQVEQRHESMPEVFLLNACDCSWDKVCETIQKAKVDGGIVVISEMNLIDSQHLEGELNDILAGDAHPGFHLFATINPPEYSGRKPLSPALKGRFRHLPIRQYSPTELQTIAEKVLPQTTEGKFAAEKLTQLHCRLRAELKRKNLPLQPTSLDLQNVAKAVTRGRDFTEDSLHQCLNQHYRLYLMAANLSLEELPGLSTLAMGEEALAPDLCHWLNETVPNIGRPWLIRLSHRNSTDEKNHEICINTQLSEEAVKTEIIMRVAQARWQASGLSLKPDKSDDMLTQSLYRRWQQCWFAREFHKTGVEANLVFYLPQAQEQMLKLSAYEPYLREADRQIAAWNANAVQCWPAFWHQLKGLLDHIDEASAVGADNKAGQYNPEVSEKATEALDRNTDEDRQEVQHHYDYIVFNTRNVPCHMYRYWAKDIHVTVKGDVKRIDLSDNRTLGVEILRPVLLKKNQPVTVARGQTMGVLDLKPGNSHHALPSMTPDDYIVALRLEPDLPFALVRDKYTGLHTLSIPEAEAKQSIEVAYVVEPRKPEPRPKELTWFDTHCSEGMKAVLNEVFNNIGKQPAEIRFPLWKIQYSENTSQRIEAITEYCRQFSGQTRPEPGKNFFEFLVTQRQGGCRFRSAVFVAFCRYFGIPSRQIRSLLHSFVEYCPDGDQTWKSVDLGGSYLPFTVIAPDFQGNDCQPTLEESGSKTENSEIRGLLKDLFKGADSAQQQALAKACGISLEELNKALETNSALPEANISLFDAVQKLWQEKDLPGFSMGVSTLKASGTRALRNCEKRLVGVVYDHDWNACKPMSEAVRAILSSGHADQAIEQLRLLHSKMIVQGGACPLDWLGSMVEILENSDLANPSVIHFVHEALKLGWLDPLPTYESHIMKADHHYRLLVRLAGIDKLRAEATHQLKKWYQTLLSREKNSQVWQVSYRDLQGRKSDAMFVTHCHDGVSSSLEKNMVNPSVKIDWVYDPEGVPNIERMLVHQPAFVKLNSGNAGHRPVIILGQPSWDSGVFNEKVEALLQRKIENSPELKPLLEDIKHYERRRFAITGSQKPILKCLALSWDDEHFLGTLKNQCRQAIQQAFSHYLYEVTHLKGSRLTYCWAEAAIGNSMKTDYYGAHDPSSPEELYAMMCKIDSSFCFQQPVKDARLLQQAHNASNALVLKSDELTTIAEEFLNSVNLNSLCDSLDT, encoded by the coding sequence ATGGATGGTCAGATTGGTGGAGAAATTAACAAACCCGTTCCGGCTGGTAGCTTGCCTGATAGTAGCTTGCCAGCCAAGAGGTCAGGGCAGGATTTAGATTTACCATCAAACGTCAAAGCTGTCTGCTCTGGTCTCAATTACCAACTGAATCTATCGTCATCTCGGATTATGACACCTGACAGGGCGAGAACCGTATCCTCAACGGATTCCCCGCGCCAAAAAAAACCTCATGCCTTCGATTTCCGTTTTGTCGCCAGTGATGATGAGGTTCGACAGCTTTTGGCTGACCAGACTCGCGATAAAAATCGCGATGTCACCCTTATTTCCCACCCCGATGACCTCGCACAGGCTAATCTGGTGAGCCGGTTGAGCATTTCCGAAGAGGGTCGCCACAGTCTGCGTTCAGGTAAGCTATTTGAAGGTTCAAAGCCACTCACTCTGGTGGTGGATATTCGAAAACTCAGCAGCGAGGACCTGCCGAAATTCAACGACCTGCTGGACCCCGATAACCCTTGTTTGTACGACAAAGTCAGTCAGAAAAAACGACCTCTGGGCGAGCATGTTTCTCTGCTGGTTCTGGCAGCCCCTGCACAACTGGCAGCGGTAGGCCAGTGTGAGGACGCCCCCGGCGCTGATTTCTGGCGGCGAATTAACCGACCGGGCAATAGCTGGCAGTTCGAGGCCCACACTAACAATGACCCATCGATGGACATTGACGGGGCTCCTCCGGTATTGCCTGAATTCCCCGGTGCCGAAAATGCCATGGACGACGACACTATTCTGGTTATTGACTGCCACTTGCACAACAACTGGCGACAGTTACTACTGGGTGCTCCCGGTGTCGATCAACAGGGGCGAATCCAGCACATCCCTGGCAGGCTTGAACAATTGAAATCCGGACAACGGGTGATACTGAAAGGCGCCGACTGGCAGGATCTGACCTTTGAACAGACCATTCGACAGATGCTGGCGCAACAGTGCTTTGAGAGCAATGGGGAAGTCTGTCCGTTACCCGACGAAGTTCAGTTTTATCAGATGCCGGTGGGGAAGGACGAGCTTCATACGCTGTTCCAAAGCCAGTCTAAAGAGCACGCCGCAGAAAACCCGATCATCATTAACCAGCGGAATATAACAGAATGGCTGAGCCCCATTGCCATTACGCCCGAAGGCTATGCAATCCCTAACACCTGCCTGTTGGAACAGATCAGGGCGGGGGGTGTCGTCACCGTAACGTCGCCACTCACTGAAGCCCTCTGGTTTCGTTTGCTGGGTTCATTGCAAACCCTTCGCGAGACCACCGGTCTGAAGCCCCGACTTCAGGTGGCTCATTCAAGACGGCAGCCGAAAGCCCTGGGATTGGCAGAAAACGATGGGCGTTTTCTGTCCAACCCACATAAAAAAGTCACAGGTCACGCCACCTTTAATACCTTCACTTATCAGCAACCTGCCCAGGCCAGTCATTGGATTAATCATCAGCCACAAGCCCCTCTGGTCATCCAGGTCAATGAACAGACTGGCTTCAGCCAGCTATTTGATAATATCCATATTACCTCGGAACAAAAGGCGCATTTCGGACGACGTCAGAGTCAGTTGCAAGAGACATTGATCGCTGGCAAACCGGTGGTATTTCGGGGGCTGGAAACTAATCCAGGCCTTCAGCAGCTTCTGGAACCCCTGGCCGTCGGGCAACCGCTGTTGGTCAATGGCCAGTTACAGGCCTTCCCACAGGCTCATGTCACAATGCTCTGGCCTGAGTCTGTGAAAACCCCATCTTCAGTATTCACTTCGATGGTCGCCGCGGGTAAGCCGTGCCCTGTAATCAATCTCTGGGATATCAATGCCCACAGACATGAAATCCCTCGGACTGAACTACCAGAACGAGCACTTAATGAACTTTACGAGGCATTTAAAACCGTACCTGACGACCTTTGTAACCCTCTGCCTGAAATCACCGAAGCTTTGTTGAATAACCTGATACTGGCTGCCCGGCGGGCACAAAAGCTGGACAAGTCCCCACAAATTCTGCCCTGCCACTGGCGCAAGGCCATTGATAGCGTCATCACTCATGGCACCCGTCAGCATCAGCCGGTGCGGGATTTTATGAAAGTGGCTTGTTGGCACTTGTTACCGGATAAAACACCGGATGCTCACAGGAAGCCGGATCAAGCCGCCTCGGTAGACCTGGATCACTTGAATGGCATCCTCAATAGTGTCCCGCGGTTGGATAGAACGGTTGTAGAACACAACTTGTGGGCACTGGCCCGAGCCTTTGACCCGGCAGTATTTAATGGAGAATTACAACTGTCCTATGGAAGCCCATTTCCAGTCTGGGGTAAAAAAGACGTCCTCAACAGGCTCTGTGCCATAATCGTGGCCCATGCACCTGAAGAACAACGAGCTGCTATAGCGTACCAGTTGAAAGTTGATCCGGCGGCAGCAGAGCCCTGGCAATCCTTAGCCATCAGGCCAGCAAGACAGATTAAACGTTTGCAGGATGCACTGGCTTCTGGCTGGCAGCTGCCTTTGTCATCAGGGCAGACCCGGTCCGATGCCATCCGCGGCCTCGCCACCGATTGTTTTCACATGACCAGAACAGCAAATTCTGAGGCAGAACGGATCGAAGGCATAGAACATCGACTGTCTGAATCACTGAAATGGGCGGGTTCCGCTGATGAGCCCCTGTCAGGACTGGCCCGGGATCTTTATCACGGTGAGATGAATCAAAAGGATCGTGAAAGCCGTCGATTATCCCGGCTCCATGACCGGCTTAGCGACTCTCCCGTTATCTTTCTGCAGGGAGAAACCGGCACCGGGAAAAGTTACTTTTCTGCCAAAATAGCCAAGGCTTCAGGACAAGCTTCAGTCATTTCCATCGGGCCTTCTGACAGCGAACAGACCCTGATGAAACGCTGGCAGTGGCAACAACACGCCGATGGCGACCGCTCTATGGCGCAGCAAGACCGGGCATTGATGGAATGGGCCAAGACCGAACCCGACAAAGACAGTGGCCATGTTGGCGGAAACTACGTCACTCTGGTGCTGGATGAGGCTAACCTGGCCCAGGCCGGACTGCTGGCGTCACTGAACGGCTTATGGGAACCGAAACCCTGCATCTATGTGAATGGTCATCCTGTCAAGGTCAGCGAAAAACACCGGGTCATTCTCACCGGCAATCCCGATCATTACTCCGGACGCCAAATGGACCCGGCCCTGAAAGAGAAATTGCCCGGGGCTTACTACCCTCGGTTAGACCGGGCGTTCCTTCGCGACAGAGTGGTGGAACCGGCTCTGGCCAATCAGTTACGAGGGCCTCTTTCAGGGCAACCAATAAACGACATTGTACAAAGTGCTACCGAGAGTGTGATGACACTCTGGCAATACTATCCGGAACTGTTGCCAGACCATGAGTTTACCCCCAGAGATTTAACGGATATCTGCAGCTGGGTGGGCTGGTATCTGGATCGTGCGCTGCCCAAAGGTGACAGTGTTAGCCCACAGCAAATAAACAGTTTGGTCCAGCAAAGTTTTCGGGATGTACTGAGTCCCGAAATCACCGAGACTTATCAGGATGCCCAGCTGGCACTGGAAATCTGGTTTGCTGCCCGTTACCACCCGGACAATACCCTGAGCAATAAAGTTTATAACCACACCCTGCAGGATATGCAGCAGACCTTCAGTACAGTCAGCAAAAAAATCCGACCAGACTTTGATACCTCCGGATCGGCAGTCCGTCAACTGGTGCAGTGGCTTGGGCAGGATTTAAGCCGCAGTCAGCAGGCTTATCATCACGACAGAAAACACGGCGGTCGTCAGGCAACGCTGATTGAAGGCCCGGCTGGACGGGGTAAAGATGCCACGCTGAACCTGGTGATTGAAAGCGTCAGAAAGCAGGTTGAGCAACGGCATGAATCCATGCCGGAAGTTTTTCTCCTGAATGCCTGTGATTGTTCCTGGGACAAAGTGTGTGAAACGATCCAGAAGGCAAAAGTCGATGGCGGCATCGTAGTCATTTCGGAAATGAATCTGATCGACAGCCAGCATCTGGAAGGTGAGTTAAACGATATTCTGGCCGGTGACGCCCATCCGGGTTTCCACCTGTTCGCCACCATCAACCCACCTGAATACAGCGGGCGAAAACCCTTATCACCGGCGCTGAAAGGACGTTTCAGACATTTGCCGATCCGGCAGTATAGCCCAACCGAATTGCAAACCATTGCCGAAAAAGTCTTGCCACAGACCACGGAAGGGAAATTTGCGGCTGAAAAGCTGACTCAGCTACATTGTCGATTGAGGGCTGAACTGAAACGGAAAAACCTGCCGTTACAGCCCACCAGCCTTGATTTACAGAATGTCGCAAAAGCTGTTACCAGAGGGCGCGATTTTACCGAAGACAGCCTTCATCAATGCCTCAATCAGCACTACCGGCTTTATCTGATGGCCGCCAACCTGTCGCTGGAGGAACTGCCCGGGTTATCAACGCTTGCCATGGGTGAAGAAGCGCTGGCTCCTGATCTGTGCCATTGGTTAAACGAAACGGTACCGAATATAGGTCGCCCGTGGTTGATACGACTCAGTCATCGCAACAGCACGGATGAAAAAAACCATGAAATTTGTATTAACACTCAATTAAGCGAAGAGGCAGTCAAAACAGAAATCATCATGAGGGTGGCCCAGGCCCGGTGGCAGGCATCCGGTCTTTCCCTGAAGCCAGACAAGTCGGACGATATGCTCACCCAGTCACTATACCGACGCTGGCAGCAATGCTGGTTTGCTCGTGAGTTTCACAAGACGGGCGTGGAGGCTAACCTGGTATTTTACCTTCCGCAAGCACAGGAACAAATGCTGAAATTATCGGCTTACGAGCCTTATCTGAGGGAAGCTGATCGGCAAATAGCGGCATGGAACGCCAATGCAGTTCAATGTTGGCCTGCGTTCTGGCACCAGTTGAAGGGTCTGCTGGACCATATTGACGAAGCCTCAGCTGTTGGCGCTGATAACAAAGCCGGACAATACAATCCGGAAGTCAGCGAGAAAGCGACAGAGGCATTAGACCGCAACACTGACGAAGATCGTCAGGAGGTACAACACCATTACGATTATATAGTTTTTAATACCAGGAATGTTCCTTGCCACATGTATCGCTATTGGGCCAAAGACATTCATGTGACCGTCAAGGGTGATGTCAAACGAATCGATCTTAGTGATAACCGCACGCTGGGGGTCGAAATACTCAGGCCGGTCCTGCTAAAGAAGAACCAGCCAGTGACAGTAGCCAGGGGTCAGACGATGGGGGTCCTCGACTTAAAACCGGGCAACAGTCATCATGCATTGCCCAGCATGACGCCAGACGACTATATTGTGGCACTGCGTCTGGAGCCCGATTTACCCTTTGCCCTGGTCAGGGACAAATATACCGGGCTTCACACACTCTCTATTCCTGAGGCCGAAGCCAAACAGAGTATTGAAGTGGCTTATGTCGTAGAACCCAGGAAACCGGAACCCCGGCCAAAAGAATTAACATGGTTTGACACCCATTGTTCAGAAGGTATGAAAGCAGTACTGAACGAAGTGTTTAATAACATTGGCAAACAACCAGCCGAAATACGCTTTCCTTTGTGGAAAATACAATACTCTGAAAACACCAGCCAACGAATTGAGGCGATCACGGAGTATTGCCGACAGTTTTCCGGCCAGACCCGACCAGAGCCCGGTAAAAATTTCTTTGAATTCCTCGTAACACAGCGGCAAGGTGGCTGTCGTTTTCGTAGTGCTGTTTTTGTGGCTTTTTGTCGTTATTTTGGGATTCCATCCCGGCAAATCAGAAGCCTTTTACACAGCTTTGTTGAATATTGCCCGGATGGAGACCAGACCTGGAAATCAGTGGATTTGGGTGGATCATATCTTCCGTTCACAGTAATTGCCCCTGACTTCCAAGGGAATGACTGTCAGCCCACCTTGGAAGAAAGCGGTTCCAAGACTGAAAACAGTGAGATCAGGGGGCTCCTGAAGGATCTTTTTAAAGGGGCTGATTCAGCACAACAACAAGCTCTTGCTAAAGCCTGTGGTATAAGCCTTGAGGAGTTGAACAAAGCCCTTGAGACAAACAGTGCATTGCCAGAAGCCAATATAAGTCTTTTTGATGCAGTACAGAAACTTTGGCAGGAAAAAGATTTGCCCGGTTTTTCCATGGGCGTGTCAACGTTAAAGGCGTCGGGGACAAGAGCCCTGAGAAATTGTGAGAAACGCTTGGTCGGGGTTGTCTATGACCATGATTGGAATGCCTGTAAACCGATGTCGGAAGCAGTAAGGGCAATATTGTCCAGCGGTCATGCCGATCAGGCCATTGAACAACTCAGGTTATTGCACTCAAAAATGATTGTTCAGGGCGGAGCATGCCCTCTTGATTGGTTGGGTTCTATGGTGGAAATACTCGAGAACAGTGACTTAGCCAACCCTTCGGTTATTCACTTTGTCCACGAAGCCCTGAAATTGGGTTGGCTGGATCCTCTGCCGACCTATGAGAGCCATATTATGAAGGCCGATCATCATTATAGGCTATTGGTGCGTCTGGCAGGTATCGACAAACTCAGGGCTGAAGCCACCCATCAGCTGAAAAAGTGGTATCAAACACTCTTGTCCAGGGAAAAAAATAGCCAGGTATGGCAGGTGTCTTACAGAGACCTTCAGGGGAGAAAAAGTGATGCCATGTTCGTCACTCATTGTCATGATGGGGTTTCGTCATCCCTTGAAAAAAATATGGTCAATCCATCTGTAAAGATCGACTGGGTGTACGACCCTGAGGGCGTTCCGAATATAGAACGAATGCTGGTGCATCAGCCGGCGTTTGTGAAGTTAAACTCGGGCAATGCGGGCCATCGTCCGGTGATTATCCTGGGGCAACCTTCCTGGGACAGCGGGGTGTTTAATGAAAAGGTTGAAGCCCTGTTGCAACGAAAAATTGAGAACAGCCCGGAATTGAAGCCGTTGTTGGAAGACATCAAACACTATGAGAGAAGACGTTTTGCTATCACAGGCAGTCAAAAACCCATTCTGAAGTGCCTTGCGCTGTCATGGGATGACGAACACTTTTTGGGTACTTTAAAAAACCAATGCAGGCAGGCGATTCAGCAGGCGTTCAGTCACTACCTTTATGAAGTAACGCACTTAAAAGGCAGTCGTTTAACTTATTGTTGGGCTGAAGCTGCCATCGGAAACTCCATGAAGACAGACTACTACGGCGCTCATGATCCATCTTCACCAGAAGAGCTGTATGCCATGATGTGTAAAATTGATAGCTCTTTCTGTTTTCAGCAGCCAGTGAAGGATGCCCGCCTGTTGCAGCAGGCACACAATGCCAGCAACGCCCTGGTGCTCAAATCCGACGAGCTGACAACCATCGCCGAAGAGTTTTTGAACAGTGTGAATCTGAATTCGCTTTGTGACTCATTGGATACCTGA